In Bombus affinis isolate iyBomAffi1 unplaced genomic scaffold, iyBomAffi1.2 ctg00000907.1, whole genome shotgun sequence, a genomic segment contains:
- the LOC126928401 gene encoding G-patch domain and KOW motifs-containing protein-like, with amino-acid sequence MAKEGKKISFGFLKSIKKPVLKNAIPQEKKKVDYIECLDEKGIKVIGEEEKKDEPLIIPLLGSKTWHDRIVNKIDADIFLPKADKEKVGDASVNEAKSKLSNGKTSPIISIKKEPVEDSENKVVTLEEQATKEIIEELKSKNKYEIKTNDLTLPLVEDESLRGKEQSTLEDYEKIPIDAFGVAMLRGMGWQPGKGIG; translated from the exons atggcaaaagaaggaaagaaaatttccttcggttttttgaaatctattaagaaacctgtgttaaaaaatgctattccacaagaaaaaaagaaagtcgattacattgaatgccttgatgaaaaaggtattaaagtaatagg tgaggaagaaaaaaaagatgaacctctaattattccgttactaggttcaaaaacctggcatgatagaattgttaataaaatagatgcagacattttccttccgaaggcagataaggaaaaggtaggagacgctagtgttaacgaggcaaaatcaaagctatctaatggaaaaacatcgccaataatatcaataaagaaagagccagttgaagatagtgaaaataaagttgttactttagaagagcaagcgacgaaagaaatcattgaggaacttaagtcaaagaataaatatgaaattaaaacaaatgatttaactttacctttagtagaagatgaatcattaagaggcaaagaacag tctacgttagaagattatgaaaaaattcctattgatgcttttggtgtagctatgttacggggaatgggatggcaaccaggaaagggaattggttga